A segment of the Amblyomma americanum isolate KBUSLIRL-KWMA chromosome 6, ASM5285725v1, whole genome shotgun sequence genome:
actaatcacagatttgaaaaaacattgaaaaataggtttggttccagggagcgtatatcaccgggtaaagaattccatcgttcgataacacgaggaaaaaaaactaaatttgaacacatcagtgCGCGCGTGAATGGGTGTTACATTCAATGGGTGGTAGCTCCTTGTAGATGAGGATGCTGaaaaatgcaaatactcagacagtgaagcaaagcgggatgaattaacaataccatgaaaatattttaaacactcaTTGTCGCGGCGGGTACAAAGGAGGGAAAGGCCTATGGCAGGAAGAGTGGATGAAGGTGAAAAATTTCTGTCATACCGTCGGCAAATAATCCGTACTGCTTTCCTTTGGACGGATTCCAGCTTACTGATATCGGACTGTTTATGAGGATTCCAGATTATTGACCCATACTCCAAAAGTGGACGAATTAAAGCTTTGTATGTTACCAGTTACTAAGTGTACGTTTTAGATAACCGAGCCTCCGCATTGCATTATTGGATATTGTGTTAATATGCTTTGACCAGGAcaagttagaagaaaaaagaagacctaaatatttgtactcgGACACTAGATTCAGAGAGTTATCTTTGAATGAGTAGGTGTAAGAAGATGGTATTGTGTGATTACAGAATGACATGTATACAGATTTACGAAAGTTTATTTGCAtttgccatgtttcacaccatgagCAGAATGACACGAATGACTGATTTAGTTGCGCGTGATTCTCAGGGGTGTTAATTGAACTGTATATCACACAATCGTCTGCATACAACCGAATTTTAGAAATAATATTTTCTGgcaaatcattaatgtataataagaacaacagtggtccgagcacggatccttgtggtacaccggatgatACATTAGCAGTTTCAGATGAACAGGAGTTGAAAGAAACATACTGTGTACGATTAGAAAGAAAGCTTGATATCCAGTCTACCAGTAACGGGTTTTTGAGTATTGCATTAAGTTCACAAAGAAGTTTGCTGTGGAGAAcggtgtcgaaagctttagaaaggtCGATAAATAAAGCGTCGATTTGTGAGCCCGTGTCGAGGGAACTAGCAATGTCGTGCGTGAATTCTGCAAGTTGTGAAATGGTACTGAGCCCGcgccgaaacccatgctgaaatttgcacaagatattgttagcttcaagaaattCTGTAATGTGCTTATGAATGATATGTTCAAGTAATTGGCATGAGTGTGAAGTTAacgaaatggggcgatagttggACAAGATTTGGGTGCTGCCAGCTTTAAACAGGGGAATAACTTTTGCAAGCTTCCAGGCTACGGGGACGGTTGCGGTTGATAGCGATTTCTGGAAGATGGTAGTCAAATAGCGGCTGGTCCAAAGAGAGTAACGATGCAGAAATACATTAGGGATATCATCAGGACCACtactttttttcacatttatgttCAGAATGAGGTTCAGAACACCTTCGACGCTTATAGAAATATCATCGACAGAACATTGAGAATTGCTAGGAAAAGTAATCATTTCAAGGTTATCTGTTGTAAATACCGACTGAAAATATGTGTTGAAACTAGTAGCTATAGCTAATGAGTCACAGACCGGCTTATCATCAATAATGAAGGTATTGGGACTAGTGCTCTGTGGCAATATGGGTGCCCAAAATTTGCGGGGATTGTGTTTCATTAATTGCGGCAAGGAATTTCTGTAGTAAAAATCTTTTCCCGAGTGAACTTTGGCACGGAGTTCTTCTTTAGCGTCGCTGAACTGTTGCAAAAGTTCAGGGTTACCATTGCGCTTGGAAACGCGTAGTCTGGCAACACGGCGAGAAAGATGCAGTATGTCTCTTGTTATCCAGGGCATACTGTGGTTTTGCTTTTTAGTTTTTAATGGAACAAAACGCTGAATACAGACCTTCACAATGTTCTCGAAAAATGTTACTAAAGAATTTACGTCACATGATATGCTGAGGTACTGAAACTGTTCAAATGCGTCACTTAATAAATCCAGGATAGGCACGTCGTCTGCTCTGCTGAAATCCGGAAATGTTGAATAAGTTAGTTTTGAGGAAGGAATAGAACATGGGATCGAAACAAGAACAGCGTTATGATCGGATATCCCCTCGACGACTTCGCATGTAAAATTCGTCGCGAAAAGAGAAGAGCTTAAAAACACCAGATCCAGTATTGCCGAAGACCTCGTGGACTTATCAACTATCTGTTTTAATCCAaatgacaaagaaaaattgaCAAGTTCATTACTGATTGCAATGTCTTGACCAGTAATGGATAATGTATGCCATTGAATTCCGGGAAGATTGAAGTCTCCTAGGATAATTATATTTGGATTGTTGATATGATGAGAATGCAAGAAGTTACTTAAAGAATGCACGTGGTCTACGGAAGTGCCTGGTGGTCGATACACCGCACCGATAACAAATGATTTGTTACCTACGTAGAATTTGCACCAAGTTGACTCTATTTCGACAGGGACCGAAATTTCAACAAATTTCAGACTAGACTTAATGAAGAGAGCGACACCGCCTCCTTTCCAATGCTGCCTGTCCGCCCTAATTACAACGAAACCTGGAGGAGTTATTTCAGAGTCAATTATACCATCATGTAGCCACGTTTCGGTGACCGCAATGACATCAGGCGAATGAGTTAGGATTAAAGAGATAAAATTTGGAAGCTTGTTTACTAAACTTCTGGCATTGATGTTCAGAACACGAAGGTTGGCGGCGGTGTCCCGTCAGTCAGAATCTGCGGGTGGCTTGGCATCagtagcattagcagcagcagtgtcCGGGGGCGTTGATTTAGAATCTGTGACCAAACTTTTCTCAACATCATCCCAGTTGTACCACACGCTATCAATAAACACGTGGTCATAACGCAAATGAACCTTCGAGCCACTGTCACGATAAGATTGCGTTGCATCCCATATTTTTTTCCGGATCAATCGAACGTAAGCAGAGAAATCCTCGGATAAGCTAATGCCTGAATTTTTGAGCCTATGAGCATTTTTTAACGCTTGAGTTTTTTCCCGAAAGTCAAGTAGCTTAACGATGACAGGACGAGGGCGCCCTTCCTGATTTCTACCTAGCCGATGATACCTTTCTATTTTAGGACAATCCAACTGAAGGTTATCGATGAATACCTTAGTCACCGAAATGAACAGAGCTTTGTtagcttcttcatcttcttcagcaAGACCGTGATATATAAGATTGTTTCTGCAAGAACGGTTTTCCAGCTCATCATTTCTTGAAGCAAGCTTGCTAACAACCTCAGACAACGAATTCAACTGGCGTTGCACGGCCCCGTCACTTGCGTCGCCGTTCGAGGTCGGCGAGCTTGACTCAAGAGCAGAGACTCGGAAGGCTGTATAATGCGCACGCAAGCTTGCTGCGGTCCGAGTAATTCACACTAAGAAAttcaaaaaagaaattatttttgcacaaaaaatagtttatgaacgcaattttttttcatatattgcaaggtTTCAGTACAACGATAAATATACTCGCAGATCTCAAGTCGACAGGCTCGCATTTTGTTGCTATTAACGCTTTTTGGAATCGTTAAAAGCGttcaccattggttttctatggcagtcttaactgctcgatgcgagagaTGGAAACGCTAAAAAAGATTCTGCTACATTTCGCAAGAATGAACCGTTACCTTCTAAAATTTCATATGAGTACTTTAAAGTATTGCaatttattcaaaatttttatccacGAATGTTGGACATGTTATCCTTAGTCATTTTTGTTTTGTCTAGCTGCGTCGTTTTTCGACCGGCGTCTCCATCCTCTCTCCTACAATCAAAGAGAGGGAGAGGGGCAGTTTTgcaggtaataaataaataaataaataaataaataaataaatgtattcCTACTCCTTCTACTGCGTCCGGCGCAGGAACTGCACGCATACTGGCATCGTGATGCGCAAGGGACGTGTGACcatgctgctcctgctgctgtcgATGGCGCTGATTCTCGTCGCCAGCGTGCACGCCGCCGGGCTCCCCGATGCCGGTGCCATGTTCGCCGATAGCGCGCAGTTCTGGCAAGGGGTGCTCAACAAGACGCTGGAGGGCAACAGGGAGCAGGCCTTCTCCATGGTCCTCGCCAAGGTGTCCGACGATCTCTCTGGAGCCATGGGTGAGCCCGCTGAGTGCGTGAACCAAGAGCACCGGCAGCTCTACAGGATGCACCGGAGCATGCAATTCCTACTTTAGTACTGAAAGAGGCACTAGCTGAGAAATGACAAGCTACACTCACCGGGTAAAGTTCGTTCATTCGTTCAACATGGCCACTGCTGACGTGATATGTACAGCGCAACCGCGTCCCCGTGCTGTCCACAGCTGCGGAATGATGTTCAAGTTGGCCGGGGAAGTGGGCGCTCATGAGAATATGGCCGGTATGGTCACGTGAACTGGTGAGCCTGTTCAACGAGCTTAAATAGCGCTAGAGACGAGGGCGAGCGAAGTCTGCAGATGAGAGCTGTTGCTTTTACGTGCCCGTGCCTTTGGCGCCGCTTTACTTCATTGGTGGCAGTAATGAACCGACCAGCCGGAACCACAGTGTTGCCGCTTTGGCTGTGGGTAC
Coding sequences within it:
- the LOC144094903 gene encoding uncharacterized protein LOC144094903 encodes the protein MRKGRVTMLLLLLSMALILVASVHAAGLPDAGAMFADSAQFWQGVLNKTLEGNREQAFSMVLAKVSDDLSGAMGRINGFLDGVRRNFTAAIQEGVKNKANVPTEESRK